One genomic window of Pocillopora verrucosa isolate sample1 chromosome 8, ASM3666991v2, whole genome shotgun sequence includes the following:
- the LOC131771904 gene encoding caskin-2 isoform X5, translating into MAKDQELLQAVKANDLNAFRKIAAKIKAAKSKKGGKKYSINIQDEEGFTPTHHACLIGSSEIVIALIELECDVNAKDKKGMTPLHLAAWSGKVEVARLLLEAGAEVNSCSQNGDTPLILACQHGNSDVADVLLDRNCSTMTVNNNGEAALDLACRFGHVHVVELLLNTKEVRSALATGAVRKTDPPLHAASKTGHVEIVRMLLEADADINQVTSNGSCLHEAALYGKTDVVNMLLDWGINADIRNDEGHTALDMVNLFTSSKASTAIKKLLKDAASADSTVYAKAVRDHFNVMDSTALPFKTGETIIVLEQNQNDRWKGKIKSGDRENIGYFPANFVRITALRRGSNAKKSPNRKEAGVVPTGSYDMIALPSVPPSPGFQRNSPRLKSFGKKDHRSRGNQDVESDKVLVEPVLFVKGVKAQKGSVKMAADPGLQYVEVAVDKPPSSPPQAFIAGNKLNNKTNYAEVRLPSSSGLVEEVNESDEAPQLPDKENKTASTANEMEDIWVRNTSTPPPSLPPKIRELAKGAAPITACDSIEPGAKSGRPPASLPHPAGQSRAEGPHHASGTGLDTGQPARRVATPELSRKGYEDMSLTPASGGRATPPSEDIWKLQPHDIREHPPKQGLAYENVQLTHRAKPPCDMQSMLICDVDQPVGVGVGADGYVVVNGPSSQTANSKGYENVASNAPKPVGPEYANISNKVAYLAMTGGMSADSTSNRTSKQAPDDDNEDSDNDEGKDGMDYELMNSRPVPVNHQYVNIDRQGDVGSPAEATGHLQLKMRDYNALFDWLEKFKLTIYIDNFVKGGFDMTSVHGITAEDLTAINVNKTGHRKRIMSESAKLEETTVFPKEKPEDIMTWLRLIGLEQYIPEFMDGGFDDMDFLQDMTVEDLVAIGVKRPGHQRKIWMAVNALKHGDENENMLESVEEELRPQDRKGYLETCLDGEDSGVSTDDVEASEMSTEENPGNSSPSSLATRENTIEEPFVKDSLSAESEIPAISAVQPVVKEEKEIVDAERDQQRTPVPDEPCSNADLSQLKGKDSVENEVDSLSLHVQNVISFPDSDDDEPPPRPPPPMEDIDLCLPTADLNQHEFELNGPSRSVKDLVSKGNSRARSFPLDPIFQRPKKPAPPPVKPKIAKKPPPPKVLPKPRKAASFTAGYGDKSSGEESMGDRSPTKPTSPEPHSNLNEQIKQILRNRSGEDLSKPPISESSGSSLTMQHVDIKTESSNTNTKEQELAEDLMKDINSMLSDFSSELDSMFD; encoded by the exons ATGGCAAAAGATCAGGAATTACTTCAGGCGGTAAAAGCAAACGATCTTAACGCATTCAGGAAGATAGCAGCGAAAATAAAAGCGGCCAAATCAA aaaaaggTGGCAAGAAATACAGTATAAATATTCAAGATGAAGAAGG ATTCACACCCACTCACCACGCATGTCTTATAGGCAGCAGTGAAATTGTCATAGCACTCATTGAGTTGGAATGTGATGTCAATGCCAAAGATAAGAAAG GAATGACTCCCTTGCATTTAGCTGCCTGGTCAGGAAAAGTGGAAGTAGCAAGGTTGTTGTTAGAGGCTGGAGCAGAAGTCAACAGTTGTTCACAAAATGGAGACACACCTCTTATTTTAGCCTGTCAGCATGGAAACTCTGATGTG GCTGATGTGCTTTTAGACAGGAACTGTAGTACAATGACAGTTAATAACAATGGAGAGGCAGCTTTGGACCTTGCCTGCAGATTTGGACATGTTCAT GTTGTTGAACTGTTGCTTAACACCAAAGAGGTGAGGAGTGCATTGGCCACTGGTGCAGTGCGTAAAACTGATCCACCATTGCATGCAGCTTCAAAGACAGGTCACGTAGAAATAGTCAG AATGTTATTAGAAGCTGATGCAGATATCAATCAAGTTACCAGTAATGGTTCATGCTTACATGAAGCAGCTCTCTATGGTAAAACAGATGTGGTCAACATGCTCCTTGAT TGGGGTATCAATGCAGATATACGAAATGATGAAGGACACACGGCACTTGATATGGTTAATCTTTTCACGAGTTCAAAAGCATCAACAGCaattaaaaaactgttaaaag ACGCAGCTTCTGCAGATAGCACTGTGTATGCCAAAGCCGTCAGGGATCATTTCAACGTGATGGACTCAACAGCCCTTCCGTTCAAGACTGGAGAAACAATCATC GTGCTTGAACAAAACCAGAATGACCGATGGAAAGGGAAAATAAAGAGTGGAGAT AGGGAAAATATTGGATACTTCCCTGCTAACTTTGTGAGGATTACTGCCCTAAGAAGAGGCTCCAATG CCAAGAAGTCACCGAATCGTAAAGAAGCTGGTGTAGTACCGACGGGATCTTACGACATGATCGCACTACCATCAG TTCCACCCTCTCCTGGTTTTCAGAGAAACTCTCCTCGACTAAAAAGTTTTGGTAAAAAAGATCACCGCTCTCGAGGTAATCAAGACGTGGAATCTGACAAGGTGCTGGTGGAACCAGTTTTATTTGTCAAAGGAGTCAAAGCTCAAAAAGGATCAGTTAAAATGGCAGCTGATCCAGGCCTGCAGTATGTGGAGGTTGCGGTTGACAAACCTCCCTCGTCTCCTCCTCAGGCCTTTATAGCGGGTAACAAATTGAACAACAAAACGAATTACGCTGAGGTTCGTTTACCATCATCAAGTGGATTAGTGGAAGAAGTCAATGAAAGCGATGAGGCGCCACAGCTAccagataaagaaaataaaacagcaagTACCGCAAACGAGATGGAAGATATCTGGGTTCGAAACACGTCTACTCCCCCGCCTTCTTTGCCACCTAAAATAAGGGAACTTGCAAAAGGCGCAGCTCCTATTACTGCATGCGATTCGATCGAGCCAGGTGCTAAATCAGGAAGGCCTCCTGCGTCTCTGCCACATCCCGCGGGACAATCACGTGCAGAGGGTCCGCATCATGCGAGCGGTACGGGTCTTGATACTGGTCAGCCTGCGCGGCGGGTCGCAACTCCCGAATTGTCGCGGAAAGGATACGAGGACATGAGTTTAACTCCAGCGTCTGGGGGTCGAGCGACACCACCTAGTGAAGACATATGGAAACTTCAACCCCATGATATAAGAGAACATCCTCCGAAGCAAGGGCTTGCTTACGAGAACGTGCAACTGACGCACAGAGCGAAGCCGCCTTGTGATATGCAAAGCATGTTGATCTGTGATGTCGACCAACCAGTGGGAGTAGGTGTGGGGGCGGACGGTTATGTAGTTGTTAATGGACCTTCTTCACAAACAGCAAATTCCAAAGGCTACGAAAATGTTGCGTCAAATGCGCCCAAACCAGTTGGACCCGAGTACGCGAACATTTCGAATAAAGTAGCTTACCTGGCTATGACGGGCGGTATGTCTGCTGACTCGACATCAAACAGAACAAGTAAACAGGCTCCAGATGACGACAATGAAGACTCAGATAATG ATGAGGGTAAAGATGGAATGGATTATGAGCTGATGAACAGCCGCCCTGTTCCAGTGAACCATCAGTACGTTAATATCGACCGACAGG GAGACGTAGGCAGTCCCGCGGAAGCTACGGGTCATCTCCAACTCAAG aTGCGAGACTATAACGCGTTATTTGACTGGCTAGAGAAGTTTAAATTAACGATCTACATCGATAATTTTGTAAAAGGTGGATTCGATATGACAAGTGTTCATGGAATCACAGCGGAG GATTTGACGGCCATAAATGTGAATAAAACTGGGCACAGGAAAAGAATTATGTCGGAGTCCGCAAAACTAGAGGAGACAACGGTGTTCCCGAAGGAAAAACCG GAGGATATTATGACGTGGCTAcgtctgattggtttagagcaGTACATACCTGAGTTCATGGACGGTGGTTTCGACGACATGGATTTTCTTCAGGACATGACGGTAGAGGACCTTGTGGCCATCGGAGTCAAGAGACCAGGCCATCAGAGGAAGATTTGGATGGCTGTTAACGCTCTGAAACAtggagatgaaaatgaaaacatgctGGAAAGCGTAGAAGAGGAATTAAGACCGCAGGATAGAAAAGGTTATTTAGAGACCTGTTTAGATGGAGAGGACTCGGGCGTGTCAACAGATGACGTGGAGGCGTCTGAAATGAGTACAGAGGAAAACCCAGGGaattcttctccttcttctcttGCAACTAGAGAAAATACTATCGAGGAACCGTTTGTGAAGGATTCTTTGTCAGCAGAGTCTGAAATTCCTGCAATATCAGCAGTACAGCCTGTggtaaaggaggaaaaagaaattgttgatgCAGAACGAGATCAACAAAGAACTCCTGTTCCGGACGAACCTTGTTCTAATGCCGATTTGTCACAATTGAAAGGAAAGGACAGCGTGGAAAACGAAGTGGACTCATTGAGTTTACATGTACAAAATGTAATTTCATTTCCTGACAGTGACGATGACGAGCCACCTCCCCGTCCTCCCCCTCCAATGGAGGACATTGACTTGTGTCTACCTACCGCTGATCTGAATCAACATGAATTTGAATTAAATGGCCCTAGTAGGTCCGTTAAAGACTTGGTGTCTAAAGGGAATAGTAGAGCACGTTCCTTTCCGTTAGACCCCATTTTCCAGAGACCCAAGAAACCTGCGCCACCTCCTGTCAAACCTAAAATTGCGAAGAAGCCGCCGCCTCCGAAAGTGCTACCCAAACCTCGAAAGGCTGCATCCTTCACGGCAGGATATGGGGACAAGAGCTCGGGCGAGGAAAGCATGGGAGACAGATCACCAACAAAACCCACATCACCTGAGCCCC